A window of Microbacterium luteolum contains these coding sequences:
- the paaZ gene encoding phenylacetic acid degradation bifunctional protein PaaZ: MTDYLPSYVEGSWWTPLGEAQGSIAGTDVRDASTGEIVTRVSTVGLDLAAALEHARTVGQASLGALTFHQRAVLLKQFALALTERKDELYALSARTGATKTDSWVDIDGGIGVLFSYSGKGRRELPNSTVHVDGPVEPLSKDGSFLGRHVYTTLPGVAVQINAFNFPVWGSLEKLAPAFLAGMPTLVKPATPTGYLAEAMVRILVESGLLPAGSLQLVSGSVPTLFDHLRLGDIVGFTGSASTAESLKAHPAVQTGGVRFTAETDSINASVLGTDAVAGTPEFDAYVRQLVTEMTTKAGQKCTAIRRAIVPTETADAVIEAVRARIAEKTVLGDPRAEGVTMGPLASLAQRDEVLRQVTVLQDAGGRLVVGSTETPEVRLADGTTGAAVDGAFVSPVLLRFDDRRAEAVHSVEAFGPVASLLTYDTTAEAAALVGRGGGSLVTSIATHDPVQAVDLATRIAPFNGRMLLLDRDDARSSTGHGSPLPNLVHGGPGRAGGGEELGGIRAVLHHMQRTAVQGSPQMLTALTGIWHAGATARSEGRHPFRKSLAELRIGDQIVSASREVTLADIETFAQFTGDTFYAHMDEDAAAANPFFPGRVAHGYLLVSWAAGLFVDPEPGPVLANYGLENLRFLTPVSPGDEIRVELTAKQITPRETDEYGEVRWDAVIRNQADETVATYDVLTLVSKEPAPAAVPV, translated from the coding sequence ATGACCGACTACCTGCCCAGCTACGTCGAGGGTTCCTGGTGGACTCCTCTTGGAGAGGCTCAGGGATCCATCGCCGGAACCGACGTGCGCGATGCGTCGACGGGCGAGATCGTGACACGCGTGAGCACCGTGGGACTGGATCTCGCGGCGGCTCTCGAGCACGCGCGCACGGTCGGCCAGGCGAGCCTGGGTGCGCTCACGTTCCACCAGCGGGCCGTGCTGCTGAAGCAGTTCGCGCTCGCGCTGACCGAGCGCAAGGACGAGCTCTACGCGCTGTCCGCCCGCACGGGTGCCACCAAGACCGATTCCTGGGTCGACATCGACGGCGGGATCGGGGTCCTGTTCTCCTACTCGGGCAAGGGCCGCCGCGAGCTGCCGAACAGCACGGTGCACGTCGACGGCCCGGTCGAGCCGCTCTCGAAGGACGGCTCGTTCCTCGGCCGCCACGTGTACACGACGCTGCCGGGCGTCGCGGTGCAGATCAACGCCTTCAACTTCCCGGTGTGGGGTTCGCTCGAGAAGCTCGCCCCGGCCTTCCTCGCCGGCATGCCGACGCTTGTGAAGCCCGCGACCCCGACCGGGTACCTGGCCGAGGCGATGGTGCGGATCCTCGTCGAATCCGGACTCCTGCCGGCGGGGTCGCTGCAGCTCGTCAGCGGCAGTGTCCCGACCCTGTTCGATCACCTGCGCCTGGGCGACATCGTCGGATTCACCGGCAGCGCGTCGACGGCGGAGAGCCTCAAGGCGCACCCGGCCGTGCAGACGGGCGGGGTGCGGTTCACCGCTGAGACCGACTCGATCAACGCCTCGGTGCTCGGCACGGACGCGGTGGCCGGCACCCCGGAGTTCGACGCCTACGTGCGTCAGCTCGTGACCGAGATGACGACCAAGGCCGGTCAGAAGTGCACCGCGATCCGCCGGGCGATCGTGCCGACGGAGACGGCGGATGCCGTGATCGAGGCGGTCCGTGCTCGGATCGCCGAGAAGACGGTGCTGGGCGACCCGCGCGCCGAAGGCGTCACGATGGGCCCGCTCGCCTCCCTCGCCCAGCGCGACGAGGTTCTGCGCCAGGTCACGGTGCTGCAGGATGCCGGTGGGCGGCTCGTCGTCGGATCGACCGAGACCCCGGAGGTGCGTCTCGCCGACGGGACCACCGGTGCCGCAGTGGACGGGGCCTTCGTCTCTCCCGTCCTGCTGCGTTTCGACGATCGCCGGGCCGAGGCCGTGCACAGCGTGGAGGCCTTCGGCCCCGTGGCGTCGCTCCTGACCTACGACACGACGGCCGAGGCCGCAGCGCTCGTCGGACGGGGCGGCGGTTCGCTGGTCACCAGCATCGCGACGCACGATCCCGTGCAGGCCGTCGACCTCGCCACGCGCATCGCTCCCTTCAACGGACGCATGCTGCTGCTCGACCGGGATGACGCCCGATCGTCGACCGGTCATGGCTCGCCGCTCCCCAACCTCGTGCACGGCGGTCCTGGGCGGGCGGGCGGCGGTGAGGAGCTCGGCGGCATCCGCGCCGTGCTGCACCACATGCAGCGCACGGCCGTGCAGGGCTCGCCGCAGATGCTCACCGCGCTCACCGGCATCTGGCACGCCGGCGCGACCGCCCGCAGCGAGGGCCGGCATCCGTTCCGCAAATCGCTGGCCGAGTTGCGCATCGGCGATCAGATCGTCTCGGCGTCTCGCGAGGTGACGCTGGCCGACATCGAGACCTTCGCGCAGTTCACCGGCGACACGTTCTACGCGCACATGGACGAGGATGCCGCAGCGGCCAACCCGTTCTTCCCCGGACGGGTCGCCCACGGGTATCTGCTCGTCTCCTGGGCGGCCGGGCTCTTCGTCGACCCCGAACCCGGTCCCGTGCTCGCGAACTACGGCCTGGAGAACCTGCGGTTCCTGACCCCGGTGTCTCCGGGAGACGAGATCCGGGTCGAGCTCACCGCGAAGCAGATCACTCCCCGCGAGACCGATGAGTACGGCGAGGTGCGCTGGGACGCCGTCATCCGCAACCAGGCCGACGAGACGGTGGCCACCTACGACGTGCTGACGCTCGTCAGCAAGGAGCCCGCTCCGGCGGCGGTCCCGGTATGA
- the paaI gene encoding hydroxyphenylacetyl-CoA thioesterase PaaI has translation MRPMMQRDRASAALGMSVDRDDPGAAVVSMVVRDDMLNGFAITHGGLVFALADTAFALACNEDERVTVAAGADITFLKSTHAGQTLTATAVRRVVSGRTGLYDVTVTDDAGDVVAEFRGRSVTTNRRID, from the coding sequence ATGAGGCCGATGATGCAGCGCGACCGGGCGTCCGCTGCGCTGGGCATGAGCGTGGACCGCGACGACCCCGGAGCCGCGGTCGTGTCGATGGTCGTGCGCGACGACATGCTGAACGGGTTCGCTATCACGCACGGCGGCCTCGTCTTCGCGCTCGCCGACACCGCGTTCGCCCTCGCGTGCAACGAGGACGAACGCGTGACCGTGGCGGCGGGCGCCGACATCACGTTCCTGAAGTCGACGCACGCCGGACAGACGCTGACCGCCACGGCGGTGCGCCGCGTCGTCAGCGGACGCACCGGCCTCTACGACGTCACCGTCACCGACGACGCCGGCGACGTGGTCGCGGAGTTCCGCGGCCGCTCGGTCACGACGAACCGCCGGATCGACTGA
- the ptsP gene encoding phosphoenolpyruvate--protein phosphotransferase, translating into MIGIVAVSHSARLGEAALELALQMVQGADVQVKVAAGAGSDADGAPILGTDAVAVAGAIDELAADCDGVLVLMDLGSAVLSAELALELRGSDVPVRLAPAPFVEGLLAAVVSAAAGGSLDEVAAEAGAALGAKTGQLGSPEENPTVTAEPAGAEHAGATAVAEDALVRRVRVRNPLGIHARPAALIAKASAGSDVRLRRLPDGPDASAASLSRLLILGARQGDEVEVTARGADADAALDRVVALFDDGFGEGVDDPAPAQPSATSTSPAAPATTAAPPTAIASGTVLRGRGVSAGRVAATVVHLAPPLPEPDASTVIAPENRVDEVSAIEWAAVAVADQLRSRTAQATGEARAILDASRLLASDPELVADATALVQTKGRSAARAVWEAATAHEKSLRALGGRMAERVADIRDVRDRIIAEILEVDMPGVPERDEPFVLVAADLAPADTASLEGGQCVGLVTEQGGPTSHTAIIARSLGLPAVVGVAGATGVVAGALLLVDGDHGTVEVDPSEERIAEARAAAVVVAFDGAGALADGQPVPLLANVGGAADAVAAASAHAEGVGLFRTEFCFLDRADAPSIDEQVAAYRGVLAAFPGRKVVVRTLDAGSDKPLPFANADHEDNPALGVRGLRIARRSPELLDDQLRALALAAEAESALVEVMAPMVSTVEEARDFAERCRSAGLARVGIMIETPSAALLAAELFEIVDFVSLGTNDLAQYTLAADRLLSELGDLNDPWQPAVLRLIGAVGDAGRAAGKPVGVCGEAGGDPALAPVLLGLGVTSLSMTSRALGRVAAELAEVDEATCRRAALAAIAASTAADARAAAAGELSGALRR; encoded by the coding sequence ATGATCGGGATCGTCGCCGTCTCCCACAGCGCACGACTCGGGGAGGCGGCGCTGGAGCTTGCCCTGCAGATGGTGCAGGGCGCGGATGTGCAGGTGAAGGTCGCTGCCGGTGCCGGAAGCGACGCCGACGGAGCGCCGATCCTCGGAACGGATGCCGTGGCCGTCGCGGGTGCGATCGATGAGCTCGCCGCCGACTGCGACGGTGTGCTGGTGCTGATGGATCTGGGATCCGCGGTGCTGAGTGCGGAGCTCGCGCTCGAGCTGCGTGGGAGCGACGTGCCGGTGCGCCTCGCCCCCGCTCCCTTCGTCGAGGGGCTGCTCGCGGCGGTGGTCTCGGCGGCCGCGGGCGGTTCGCTCGACGAGGTGGCCGCGGAGGCCGGTGCCGCGCTCGGAGCGAAGACGGGGCAGCTCGGCAGCCCGGAGGAGAACCCGACCGTAACTGCGGAACCCGCAGGTGCGGAACACGCAGGAGCGACCGCGGTCGCGGAGGATGCGCTCGTCCGTCGCGTGCGAGTCCGCAATCCGCTCGGCATCCACGCGCGCCCGGCAGCCCTCATCGCCAAGGCCTCGGCGGGGTCGGACGTGCGGCTGCGGCGTCTCCCGGACGGACCCGACGCGTCGGCGGCGAGCCTCTCCCGGCTGCTGATCCTCGGCGCGCGCCAGGGAGACGAGGTCGAGGTGACCGCGCGAGGAGCCGACGCCGACGCCGCGCTGGACCGCGTGGTCGCGCTGTTCGACGACGGTTTCGGCGAAGGCGTGGACGACCCTGCGCCCGCGCAGCCCTCCGCGACGTCGACGAGCCCCGCGGCACCCGCGACGACGGCCGCGCCGCCGACCGCGATCGCCTCGGGCACGGTGCTCCGCGGACGCGGGGTGAGCGCGGGACGCGTCGCCGCGACCGTGGTGCATCTCGCCCCTCCGCTTCCCGAGCCCGATGCGAGCACGGTGATCGCACCGGAGAACCGCGTCGACGAGGTCTCCGCCATCGAGTGGGCGGCCGTGGCGGTCGCCGATCAGCTGCGTTCCCGCACGGCGCAGGCCACGGGTGAGGCCAGGGCGATCCTCGACGCCTCGCGACTCCTCGCCTCCGACCCGGAGCTCGTCGCGGACGCGACCGCCCTCGTGCAGACGAAGGGGCGCAGCGCCGCGCGAGCGGTGTGGGAGGCTGCGACGGCGCACGAGAAGAGCCTCAGAGCCCTCGGCGGACGCATGGCAGAACGGGTCGCCGACATCCGCGACGTGCGGGATCGGATCATCGCCGAGATCCTCGAGGTCGACATGCCCGGCGTTCCGGAGCGCGATGAGCCGTTCGTGCTCGTCGCCGCAGATCTCGCTCCGGCCGACACGGCGTCGCTCGAGGGCGGGCAGTGCGTCGGACTGGTCACCGAGCAGGGCGGCCCGACCTCGCACACCGCCATCATCGCGCGATCCCTCGGACTGCCGGCAGTCGTCGGTGTGGCCGGGGCGACGGGCGTGGTCGCGGGTGCGCTGCTGCTCGTCGACGGCGATCACGGCACGGTCGAGGTGGATCCCTCCGAGGAGCGCATCGCCGAGGCGCGGGCAGCGGCCGTCGTGGTCGCGTTCGACGGCGCCGGTGCGCTCGCAGACGGGCAACCCGTGCCGTTGCTGGCGAATGTCGGGGGAGCAGCGGATGCCGTGGCCGCCGCATCCGCCCATGCGGAAGGCGTCGGACTCTTCCGCACCGAGTTCTGCTTCCTGGACCGGGCCGACGCCCCGAGCATCGACGAGCAGGTCGCCGCGTACCGCGGGGTGCTCGCCGCGTTCCCCGGACGCAAGGTCGTGGTGCGCACGCTCGACGCGGGCAGCGACAAGCCCCTGCCCTTCGCGAACGCGGATCACGAGGACAACCCCGCGCTCGGCGTTCGCGGTCTCCGCATCGCGCGCCGTTCGCCGGAGCTCCTCGACGACCAGCTGCGGGCGCTCGCGCTCGCCGCAGAAGCGGAGTCGGCGCTGGTCGAGGTGATGGCCCCGATGGTCTCGACGGTCGAGGAGGCTCGTGACTTCGCCGAGCGCTGCCGCTCGGCAGGACTCGCACGTGTGGGGATCATGATCGAGACGCCGTCCGCCGCGCTTCTGGCCGCCGAGCTCTTCGAGATCGTCGACTTCGTCAGCCTCGGCACCAACGACCTGGCGCAGTACACGCTGGCGGCCGATCGACTGCTCAGCGAGCTCGGCGATCTCAACGATCCGTGGCAGCCGGCGGTGCTGCGCCTGATCGGCGCGGTCGGCGATGCGGGCCGTGCGGCAGGGAAGCCGGTGGGCGTCTGCGGCGAGGCCGGCGGGGATCCGGCGCTCGCGCCGGTGCTGCTCGGGCTCGGCGTGACGTCTCTGTCGATGACGTCGCGCGCGCTCGGCCGCGTCGCGGCCGAGCTCGCCGAGGTGGATGAGGCGACGTGCCGCCGCGCGGCACTCGCAGCGATCGCGGCCTCCACCGCAGCCGATGCCCGCGCGGCGGCTGCCGGAGAACTCAGCGGTGCGCTCCGTCGCTGA
- the dhaL gene encoding dihydroxyacetone kinase subunit DhaL, with translation MAAVGTDTLVDWISGFRDAVTEKREWLTELDSAIGDADHGANMARGMSAVGEKLAAGTPATVDELLKTVGMTLVSSVGGASGPLYGTFFLRMGMTAGAVTELDAAGLASALRAGLEGIVARGKAEAGDKTMFDAMAPAVDALDAAIADGADLSTAARRAADAAAAGRDATEPLVARKGRASYLGERSAGHLDPGAASTAILFDTLATAISGSS, from the coding sequence ATGGCGGCCGTCGGAACCGACACCCTGGTCGACTGGATCTCCGGCTTCCGCGATGCGGTGACCGAGAAGCGCGAGTGGCTCACGGAGCTGGACTCGGCGATCGGCGACGCCGACCACGGCGCCAACATGGCGCGTGGCATGAGCGCGGTCGGGGAGAAGCTCGCCGCCGGAACGCCGGCCACCGTCGACGAACTGCTGAAGACGGTGGGCATGACCCTCGTGAGCTCGGTCGGAGGGGCCAGCGGGCCGCTCTACGGCACGTTCTTCCTGCGCATGGGGATGACGGCCGGCGCGGTCACGGAGCTCGACGCGGCCGGCCTCGCCTCCGCGTTGCGGGCGGGGCTCGAGGGCATCGTCGCGCGCGGCAAGGCCGAAGCGGGAGACAAGACGATGTTCGACGCGATGGCACCGGCGGTCGACGCGCTCGATGCGGCGATCGCCGATGGCGCTGATCTGTCGACGGCGGCTCGGAGGGCTGCGGATGCCGCAGCCGCAGGGCGGGACGCGACCGAACCGCTCGTGGCCCGCAAGGGGCGGGCGAGCTATCTCGGCGAACGCAGCGCCGGACACCTCGACCCGGGTGCCGCATCGACGGCGATCCTGTTCGACACGCTCGCCACGGCGATCTCCGGCAGCTCCTGA
- the dhaK gene encoding dihydroxyacetone kinase subunit DhaK, translating into MKKLINAPEDVLVESLRGVALAHPELSVDLETHVITRATPKAQGKVAIVSGGGSGHEPLHGGFVGTGMLDAAVAGEVFTSPTPDRVQAATKAVDRGAGVLHIVKNYTGDVLNFEMAAELASMEGIEVGSVVVDDDVAVQDSLYTAGRRGVGLTVLLEKLVGAAAEEGQDLASVVELAKRVNGQGRSMGMALTSCTVPAAGKPTFDLPDDQMEIGIGIHGEPGRHREPLAPASDIARQLVEPILADLDFAGPAIVMVNGMGATPQIELYLMYAEVAALLEKAGVQIVRNLVGNYITSLDMAGCSVTVLKVDDELLRLWDAPVNTPGLRWGA; encoded by the coding sequence GTGAAGAAGCTCATCAATGCCCCGGAGGACGTGCTCGTCGAATCGCTCAGGGGCGTGGCGCTCGCCCATCCCGAGCTCTCGGTCGATCTCGAGACCCACGTCATCACGCGCGCGACGCCCAAGGCGCAGGGCAAGGTCGCCATCGTGTCCGGGGGCGGATCAGGCCACGAACCGCTGCACGGCGGGTTCGTCGGTACGGGCATGCTGGATGCCGCCGTCGCCGGCGAGGTCTTCACCTCGCCCACGCCCGACCGCGTGCAGGCCGCGACCAAAGCCGTCGACCGTGGCGCCGGCGTCCTGCACATCGTGAAGAACTACACCGGCGACGTGCTCAACTTCGAGATGGCGGCCGAGCTGGCATCGATGGAGGGCATCGAGGTGGGCAGCGTCGTGGTGGACGACGACGTCGCGGTGCAGGACTCGCTCTACACGGCAGGGCGTCGCGGCGTCGGCCTCACGGTGCTGCTGGAGAAGCTCGTCGGCGCGGCGGCGGAAGAGGGCCAGGACCTCGCCTCGGTGGTCGAGCTCGCGAAGCGCGTCAACGGCCAGGGGCGCTCGATGGGTATGGCGCTCACGAGCTGCACGGTTCCGGCCGCGGGCAAGCCGACCTTCGACCTCCCCGATGATCAGATGGAGATCGGCATCGGCATCCACGGCGAACCGGGTCGCCACCGCGAGCCGCTGGCTCCGGCATCCGACATCGCCCGTCAGCTCGTCGAGCCGATCCTCGCCGACCTCGACTTCGCCGGACCCGCGATCGTGATGGTCAACGGGATGGGCGCGACACCGCAGATCGAGCTGTACCTGATGTACGCGGAGGTCGCCGCGCTCCTCGAGAAGGCGGGGGTGCAGATCGTCCGGAACCTCGTCGGCAACTACATCACGTCGCTCGACATGGCCGGATGCTCGGTCACGGTGCTCAAGGTCGACGACGAGCTGCTGCGGCTGTGGGATGCGCCTGTGAACACGCCCGGTCTGCGGTGGGGGGCGTGA
- a CDS encoding IclR family transcriptional regulator, with amino-acid sequence MIQAIDRAAKILELLQGARHLGITDLAAALSLPPSTVHGIVKSLRSHGLVAKERGGQRYMLGPTLLRLSNVYLDTLDVRARAMRWTQELARRTNLSVRLGAPHFTDVLVIHHNLRPDDSQQMLETGVAIPAHASAMGKVLLAYDLGFQRSVFEQPLRSLTGDTVTDIARLTLELPAIAERGNAAEFDEAVLGESSIAAPIADASNDIVAAVAVVMPTTQTPPSDAILDALRETARNISRELGATSWPPRVAPAED; translated from the coding sequence GTGATCCAGGCGATCGACCGTGCGGCGAAGATCCTCGAACTGCTCCAGGGCGCCCGCCATCTGGGCATCACCGACCTCGCGGCCGCCCTCAGTCTTCCGCCCTCCACCGTGCACGGCATCGTGAAGTCGCTGCGCTCTCACGGCCTCGTCGCCAAGGAGCGCGGCGGTCAGCGCTACATGCTGGGGCCCACCCTGCTGCGCCTCAGCAACGTCTACCTCGACACGCTCGACGTGCGCGCCCGGGCGATGCGCTGGACGCAGGAGCTCGCCCGCCGCACGAACCTCTCGGTGCGACTCGGCGCCCCGCACTTCACGGACGTCCTGGTCATCCATCACAACCTCCGGCCCGACGACAGCCAGCAGATGCTGGAGACCGGCGTCGCGATCCCCGCACACGCCTCGGCGATGGGCAAGGTGCTGCTGGCCTACGACCTCGGCTTCCAGCGGAGCGTGTTCGAGCAGCCGCTGCGCAGCCTCACCGGCGACACGGTGACCGACATCGCACGACTCACCCTGGAACTTCCCGCGATCGCCGAGCGCGGGAACGCGGCGGAGTTCGACGAGGCGGTGCTCGGCGAGTCCTCGATCGCGGCACCCATCGCGGATGCATCGAACGACATCGTCGCGGCCGTGGCGGTGGTGATGCCGACCACACAGACACCGCCATCGGATGCCATCCTCGATGCGCTCCGCGAGACGGCCCGCAACATCTCGCGGGAGCTCGGCGCGACGTCCTGGCCGCCGCGCGTCGCCCCAGCGGAGGACTGA
- a CDS encoding RecQ family ATP-dependent DNA helicase, with product MTSAPPVDTREAALAALRELVGRPDADFHDGQYEAIEALVEGRRRALVVQRTGWGKSAVYFVATLLLRRQGAGPTVLVSPLLALMRDQIAAAERAGVRAVAINSTNAHEWSDVLAQLDRDEVDVLLVSPERLNNPAFREEQLPALVRRIGMLVVDEAHCISDWGHDFRPDYRRLRDLIAQMPADVPVLATTATANSRVVADVAEQLGSLTGATEGDEGMAPVLTIRGPLARTSLRLGVLRLRDSASRLAWLLSHLDDLPGSGIIYTLTVAAAVDTARLLRDHGHDVRAYTGQTDTEEREESEGMLKRNEVKALVATSALGMGFDKPDLGFVLHLGAPSSPVAYYQQVGRAGRASESADVLLLPGVEDRDIWHYFATASMPDRERAERVIGALGDAPISTPALEAMVDIRRTPLELLLKVLDVDGAVRRVQGGWVATGAPWSYDAERYERIAAERLAEQQHMIEYEQTDGCRMEFLQRSLDDDTAAPCGRCDNCAGGWFPREIGTAASTQAAESLDRVGVPIEPRRAWPTGADRLGVPLKGRISAGEQAGEGRALARLTDLGWGNSLREIFAPGASDVAVTPQLIQGCIRVLAGWGWAERPVAVVALPSRSRPLLVDSLARGLAEVGRLPYLGALEPVGGGPTGQPGGNSVFRLAGLWDRFSAEHLEVPEGPVLLIDDLVDSRWTMTVAARVLRQAGATDVLPLALALRG from the coding sequence ATGACCTCCGCACCTCCCGTCGACACCCGCGAGGCCGCGCTCGCGGCGCTGCGCGAACTCGTCGGCCGCCCCGACGCCGACTTCCACGACGGGCAGTACGAGGCGATCGAGGCGCTGGTCGAAGGGCGCCGCCGCGCGCTCGTGGTGCAGCGCACAGGCTGGGGCAAGTCGGCCGTCTACTTCGTCGCGACGCTGCTGCTGCGGCGGCAGGGCGCGGGTCCCACCGTGCTCGTGTCGCCCCTGCTGGCGCTCATGCGCGACCAGATCGCCGCCGCCGAACGGGCGGGAGTGCGCGCGGTCGCGATCAACTCCACCAATGCGCACGAGTGGTCCGACGTGCTCGCGCAGCTCGACCGCGACGAGGTCGACGTGCTGCTGGTCTCGCCCGAGCGACTCAACAATCCCGCGTTCCGCGAGGAGCAGCTGCCGGCGCTCGTCCGTCGCATCGGGATGCTGGTCGTCGACGAGGCGCACTGCATCAGCGACTGGGGGCACGACTTCCGCCCCGACTATCGGCGGCTGCGCGACCTCATCGCGCAGATGCCGGCAGATGTCCCGGTGCTCGCGACGACGGCGACCGCGAACAGCCGGGTCGTGGCCGACGTCGCCGAGCAGCTCGGCAGCCTGACGGGTGCGACAGAGGGCGACGAGGGTATGGCGCCGGTGCTCACGATCCGCGGACCGCTCGCGCGCACTTCGCTGCGTCTGGGTGTGCTGCGGCTGCGCGATTCGGCGAGTCGGCTGGCCTGGCTGCTGAGTCACCTTGACGACCTGCCCGGTTCCGGCATCATCTACACGCTGACGGTCGCCGCCGCCGTCGACACCGCCCGGTTGCTGCGCGATCACGGCCACGACGTGCGGGCCTACACCGGCCAGACCGACACCGAGGAGCGCGAAGAGTCCGAGGGGATGCTCAAGCGCAACGAGGTCAAGGCGCTCGTGGCGACGAGCGCTCTGGGCATGGGCTTCGACAAACCCGACCTGGGGTTCGTGCTGCACCTCGGCGCGCCATCGTCGCCCGTGGCCTACTACCAGCAGGTCGGTCGTGCCGGTCGTGCGAGCGAGAGCGCCGACGTCCTGCTGCTGCCCGGCGTCGAGGACCGCGACATCTGGCACTACTTCGCGACCGCGTCGATGCCCGACCGGGAGCGCGCCGAACGGGTGATCGGCGCGCTCGGCGATGCGCCGATCTCGACGCCGGCGCTCGAGGCGATGGTCGACATCCGCCGCACGCCGCTCGAACTGCTGCTGAAGGTGCTCGACGTCGACGGGGCCGTGCGGCGCGTGCAGGGCGGGTGGGTCGCGACGGGTGCGCCGTGGAGCTACGACGCCGAACGCTACGAGCGCATCGCCGCCGAGCGCCTCGCCGAGCAGCAGCACATGATCGAATACGAGCAGACCGACGGATGCCGCATGGAGTTCCTCCAGCGCTCCCTCGACGATGACACGGCCGCACCCTGCGGGAGATGCGACAACTGCGCGGGCGGATGGTTCCCGCGCGAGATCGGCACGGCGGCGAGCACGCAGGCGGCGGAGTCGCTCGACCGTGTCGGCGTTCCGATCGAGCCCCGTCGGGCCTGGCCGACGGGAGCCGACCGGCTGGGCGTTCCGCTCAAGGGCCGCATCTCGGCAGGCGAGCAGGCCGGCGAGGGCCGAGCGCTCGCGCGTCTCACCGACCTGGGGTGGGGGAACAGCCTGCGGGAGATCTTCGCGCCCGGTGCGTCGGATGTCGCGGTGACACCGCAGCTGATCCAGGGCTGCATCCGCGTGCTCGCCGGGTGGGGATGGGCCGAGCGTCCGGTGGCTGTCGTCGCCCTGCCGTCGCGGTCGCGTCCGCTGCTGGTCGACTCGCTCGCGCGCGGGCTCGCCGAAGTCGGGCGCCTGCCGTATCTGGGGGCGCTCGAGCCGGTCGGGGGCGGGCCGACCGGGCAACCGGGCGGGAACAGCGTCTTCCGCCTCGCCGGCCTCTGGGACCGTTTCAGCGCCGAGCACCTGGAGGTGCCTGAGGGCCCTGTGCTGCTCATCGACGACCTGGTCGACAGCCGGTGGACGATGACCGTCGCCGCCCGTGTGCTGCGCCAGGCCGGGGCGACCGACGTGCTCCCGCTCGCCCTCGCGCTGCGCGGCTGA
- a CDS encoding pilus assembly protein CpaE — MITRELAVTLREAGLGWHPAEGDRFQLDLPDEVELEAEADVFTVSEMTIEARQTPSGTDLAFNGTTEWALDAVTLADAVWLPREDQLRELLRGTFRSLVRLEDTFRVDIEIAGNGLSFEHPDPAEAYGRALLELISRSH; from the coding sequence ATGATCACCCGCGAACTCGCCGTCACCCTCCGTGAGGCCGGCCTCGGCTGGCACCCGGCCGAAGGCGACCGCTTCCAGCTCGACCTCCCCGACGAGGTGGAGCTCGAAGCGGAGGCCGACGTCTTCACCGTCAGCGAGATGACGATCGAGGCGCGCCAGACGCCGAGCGGCACCGACCTCGCGTTCAACGGCACGACGGAATGGGCCCTCGACGCGGTGACTCTCGCTGACGCGGTCTGGCTGCCGCGCGAGGACCAGCTGCGCGAGCTGCTCCGGGGGACCTTCCGCTCACTGGTGCGCCTCGAAGACACCTTCCGCGTGGACATCGAGATCGCGGGGAACGGCCTCTCGTTCGAGCATCCGGATCCGGCCGAGGCGTATGGCCGGGCTCTCCTGGAGCTGATCTCGCGGTCGCACTGA